In Streptomyces ambofaciens ATCC 23877, a single genomic region encodes these proteins:
- a CDS encoding glycine hydroxymethyltransferase, which translates to MSAEQSLTPESTAYRAALDVIRAVEPRVADAIGQEVADQREMLKLIASENYASPATLLTMGNWFSDKYAEGTVGRRFYAGCRNVDTVESLAAEHARELFGARHAYVQPHSGIDANLVAFWAVLGARVEVPFLEKAGARQVNDLTDADWAELRSAFGNQRMLGMSLDAGGHLTHGFRPNISGKMFDQRSYGTDPATGLIDYEALRASAREFKPLIIVAGYSAYPRLVNFRIMREIADEVGATLMVDMAHFAGLVAGKVLTGDFDPVPHAQIVTTTTHKSLRGPRGGMVLCDDSLKDQVDRGCPMVLGGPLPHVMAAKAVALAEARQPAFQDYAQRIVDNARALAEGLMKRGATLVTGGTDNHLNLIDVASSYGLTGRQAEAALLDSGIVTNRNAIPADPNGAWYTSGIRIGTPALTTRGLGTAEMDEVAGLIDRVLTTTEAGTTKSGAPSKAAHVLDEKVAREIAQRATDLVQGFPLYPEIDLG; encoded by the coding sequence ATGTCCGCCGAGCAGTCGCTCACCCCCGAGTCCACCGCCTACCGCGCCGCCCTCGACGTCATCCGCGCGGTCGAGCCGCGCGTGGCCGACGCGATCGGCCAGGAGGTCGCCGACCAGCGCGAGATGCTCAAGCTGATCGCCTCCGAGAACTACGCCTCCCCGGCCACGCTCCTGACCATGGGCAACTGGTTCAGCGACAAGTACGCCGAGGGCACCGTCGGCCGCCGCTTCTACGCCGGCTGCCGCAACGTCGACACCGTCGAGTCGCTGGCCGCCGAGCACGCCCGCGAGCTCTTCGGCGCCCGGCACGCCTACGTCCAGCCGCACTCCGGCATCGACGCCAACCTCGTCGCCTTCTGGGCCGTCCTCGGCGCCCGCGTCGAGGTGCCCTTCCTGGAGAAGGCCGGCGCCCGCCAGGTCAACGACCTGACCGACGCCGACTGGGCCGAGCTGCGGAGCGCCTTCGGCAACCAGCGGATGCTCGGCATGTCCCTGGACGCCGGCGGCCACCTCACCCACGGCTTCCGCCCGAACATCTCCGGCAAGATGTTCGACCAGCGCTCCTACGGCACCGACCCGGCGACCGGCCTCATCGACTACGAGGCCCTGCGCGCCTCGGCCCGCGAGTTCAAGCCGCTGATCATCGTCGCGGGCTACTCCGCGTACCCCCGGCTGGTGAACTTCCGGATCATGCGCGAGATCGCCGACGAGGTCGGCGCGACCCTCATGGTCGACATGGCCCACTTCGCCGGCCTCGTCGCGGGCAAGGTCCTCACCGGCGACTTCGACCCGGTCCCGCACGCCCAGATCGTGACGACGACCACCCACAAGTCGCTGCGCGGCCCGCGCGGCGGCATGGTCCTGTGCGACGACTCCCTCAAGGACCAGGTCGACCGCGGCTGCCCGATGGTCCTCGGCGGTCCGCTCCCGCACGTCATGGCCGCCAAGGCCGTCGCCCTCGCCGAGGCCCGGCAACCCGCGTTCCAGGACTACGCCCAGCGCATCGTCGACAACGCCCGCGCCCTCGCCGAGGGCCTGATGAAGCGCGGCGCCACCCTGGTCACCGGCGGCACCGACAACCACCTGAACCTGATCGACGTGGCGTCCTCCTACGGCCTCACCGGCCGCCAGGCCGAGGCCGCCCTCCTCGACTCCGGCATCGTCACCAACCGCAACGCGATCCCGGCCGACCCGAACGGCGCCTGGTACACCTCCGGCATCCGCATCGGCACCCCGGCACTGACCACGCGCGGTCTGGGCACGGCGGAGATGGACGAGGTGGCCGGCCTCATCGACCGCGTCCTCACCACCACCGAGGCGGGCACCACCAAGTCGGGCGCCCCGTCCAAGGCCGCCCACGTCCTGGACGAGAAGGTGGCCCGGGAGATCGCCCAGCGCGCCACGGACCTGGTCCAGGGCTTCCCCCTGTACCCGGAGATCGACCTCGGCTGA
- a CDS encoding decaprenyl-phosphate phosphoribosyltransferase: MTETAVLRQRAPERRRDPAPPRRKGLLPGLLRTARPRQWIKNVLVVAAPAAAGELFLRHTLIQLALVFVLFTACAAAVYLVNDARDAEADRAHPVKRHRPVAAGQVPVPVAYAVGGALGVLAPLAAAWLCTPAVAALLTAYLAMQLAYCVTLKHVLVVDLAVVTTGFLMRAMIGGLALGIPLSRWFLITTGFGALFMVSAKRYSEAVQMAGKAGATRALLTEYTTGYLRFVWQLAAGVAVLGYCLWAMEEGGVPHTSVLPWRQLSMVAFILAVLRYAVFADRGTAGEPEDVVLRDRALALIGVAWLAMYGLAVANW, translated from the coding sequence GTGACTGAGACGGCGGTCCTGCGGCAGCGCGCACCCGAACGGCGGCGGGACCCCGCCCCGCCCCGCCGGAAAGGGCTGCTGCCCGGTCTGCTCAGGACCGCGCGCCCCCGCCAGTGGATCAAGAACGTCCTGGTCGTCGCCGCCCCGGCCGCCGCCGGCGAGCTGTTCCTCCGGCACACGCTGATCCAGCTCGCCCTGGTCTTCGTCCTGTTCACCGCCTGCGCGGCCGCCGTCTACCTCGTCAACGACGCCCGGGACGCCGAGGCCGACCGCGCCCACCCCGTCAAGCGGCACCGCCCGGTCGCCGCCGGCCAGGTCCCGGTGCCGGTCGCCTACGCCGTCGGGGGCGCCCTCGGCGTCCTCGCGCCCCTCGCCGCCGCCTGGCTGTGCACGCCGGCCGTCGCCGCCCTGCTGACCGCCTACCTCGCGATGCAGCTGGCGTACTGCGTCACCCTCAAGCACGTCCTCGTCGTCGACCTCGCCGTCGTCACCACCGGCTTCCTGATGCGGGCGATGATCGGCGGACTCGCGCTCGGCATCCCCCTGTCGCGCTGGTTCCTCATCACCACCGGCTTCGGCGCGCTGTTCATGGTCTCCGCCAAGCGCTACTCCGAAGCCGTCCAGATGGCCGGGAAGGCGGGCGCCACGCGCGCGCTGCTCACCGAGTACACCACCGGCTACCTCCGCTTCGTCTGGCAGCTCGCGGCCGGCGTCGCCGTCCTCGGCTACTGCCTGTGGGCCATGGAGGAGGGCGGCGTCCCGCACACCAGCGTGCTGCCCTGGCGCCAGCTGTCCATGGTCGCCTTCATCCTCGCCGTCCTGCGCTACGCCGTCTTCGCCGACCGCGGCACCGCCGGCGAACCCGAGGACGTCGTCCTGCGCGACCGGGCGCTCGCGCTGATCGGCGTCGCGTGGCTGGCGATGTACGGCCTGGCGGTGGCCAATTGGTAG
- a CDS encoding decaprenylphospho-beta-D-erythro-pentofuranosid-2-ulose 2-reductase encodes MKDAFGIPQSLLVLGGTSEIALATARRLVARRTRTVWLAGRPSPALDGAAEQLRGLGAEVRTVAFDALDPESHEAVLGKVFAEGDVDLVLLAFGILGDQAHDEREPLNAVRVAQTNYTGAVSAGLVSARALQAQGHGSLVVLSSVAGERARRANFIYGSSKAGLDAFAQGLGDALYGTGVHVMVVRPGFVRSRMTAGMDEAPLATTPEAVATAIELGLRRRSETVWVPGALRVVMSALRHLPRAVFRRLPV; translated from the coding sequence GTGAAGGACGCCTTCGGCATCCCCCAGTCCCTTCTCGTCCTCGGCGGCACGTCCGAGATCGCGCTCGCCACCGCGCGCCGTCTGGTCGCCCGCCGCACCCGCACGGTGTGGCTGGCCGGCCGCCCCTCCCCCGCCCTGGACGGTGCGGCCGAGCAGCTGCGCGGCCTCGGCGCCGAGGTGCGCACCGTCGCCTTCGACGCGCTCGATCCCGAGTCCCACGAGGCGGTGCTCGGCAAGGTCTTCGCCGAGGGCGACGTCGATCTGGTGCTGCTCGCCTTCGGCATCCTGGGCGACCAGGCCCACGACGAGCGCGAGCCGCTGAACGCCGTGCGGGTGGCGCAGACCAACTACACCGGCGCGGTCTCGGCCGGGCTGGTCAGCGCCCGCGCCCTCCAGGCCCAGGGCCACGGCTCCCTGGTGGTGCTCTCCTCCGTGGCCGGCGAGCGGGCCCGCCGCGCCAACTTCATCTACGGCTCCAGCAAGGCCGGCCTGGACGCCTTCGCCCAGGGCCTCGGCGACGCGCTGTACGGCACGGGCGTGCACGTCATGGTCGTGCGCCCCGGGTTCGTACGGTCGCGGATGACCGCGGGGATGGACGAGGCGCCGCTGGCCACGACGCCCGAGGCGGTCGCCACGGCGATCGAGCTGGGGCTGCGGCGGCGCTCGGAGACGGTGTGGGTGCCCGGCGCGCTGCGGGTGGTGATGTCGGCGCTGCGGCACCTGCCACGGGCCGTGTTCCGGCGGCTGCCGGTCTGA
- the trpS gene encoding tryptophan--tRNA ligase, whose product MANDRPRVLSGIQPTAGSFHLGNYLGAVRQWVALQETHDAFYMVVDLHAITVPQDPKELRANTRLAAAQLLAAGLDPDRCTLFVQSHVPEHAQLAWVMNCLTGFGEAGRMTQFKDKSAKQGADRATVGLFTYPVLQVADILLYQANEVPVGEDQRQHIELTRDLAERFNGRFGEAFTVPSAYILKETAKIFDLQDPSIKMSKSASTPKGLINLLDEPKATAKKVKSAVTDTDTVIRFDPVDKPGVSNLLSIYSVLTGAGVAELEEKYAGKGYGALKTDLAEVMVEFVTPFRERTQQYLDDPETLDSILAKGAEKARAVAAETLARTYDMVGFLPAKH is encoded by the coding sequence ATGGCGAATGACCGACCTCGTGTGCTCTCCGGAATCCAGCCCACCGCAGGCTCGTTCCACCTCGGCAACTACCTCGGTGCCGTCCGCCAGTGGGTGGCCCTGCAGGAGACCCACGACGCGTTCTACATGGTCGTCGACCTGCACGCGATCACGGTTCCGCAGGATCCGAAGGAGCTGCGCGCCAACACCCGGCTCGCCGCCGCGCAGCTGCTGGCCGCCGGGCTGGACCCGGACCGCTGCACGCTCTTCGTCCAGAGCCACGTGCCCGAGCACGCCCAGCTCGCCTGGGTCATGAACTGCCTCACCGGTTTCGGCGAGGCCGGCCGCATGACCCAGTTCAAGGACAAGTCCGCCAAGCAGGGCGCCGACCGCGCCACCGTCGGCCTGTTCACGTACCCGGTCCTCCAGGTCGCGGACATCCTGCTCTACCAGGCCAACGAGGTCCCGGTCGGCGAGGACCAGCGCCAGCACATCGAGCTGACCCGCGACCTGGCCGAGCGCTTCAACGGCCGCTTCGGCGAGGCCTTCACCGTCCCCTCCGCGTACATCCTCAAGGAGACGGCGAAGATCTTCGACCTCCAGGACCCGTCGATCAAGATGAGCAAGTCGGCGTCGACGCCGAAGGGCCTGATCAACCTCCTGGACGAGCCGAAGGCGACCGCGAAGAAGGTCAAGAGCGCCGTCACCGACACGGACACCGTGATCCGCTTCGACCCGGTGGACAAGCCGGGCGTCAGCAACCTGCTCTCCATCTACTCGGTGCTCACCGGTGCGGGCGTCGCCGAGCTGGAGGAGAAGTACGCCGGCAAGGGCTACGGCGCGCTCAAGACGGACCTCGCCGAGGTCATGGTCGAGTTCGTGACCCCCTTCCGGGAGCGCACCCAGCAGTACCTGGACGACCCGGAGACGCTCGACTCGATCCTGGCCAAGGGCGCGGAGAAGGCACGTGCCGTCGCCGCGGAGACCCTCGCCCGGACGTACGACATGGTGGGCTTCCTGCCCGCCAAGCACTGA
- a CDS encoding glutathionylspermidine synthase family protein: MERRTTTPRPDWQRTVEEQGCVYPLTRHPDDSLRPYWDESAYYVFSLQEVEALEEVVEELHRMCLAAAEHIVTTDRFADLGITDPRVVRAVTEAWHRRAELPSVYARFDLRYDGTGPAKLLEYNADTPTSLVEAASPQWFWMEERFPGADQWNSLHERLVDAWKKQASLLPPGSPLYFAHSEADELGEDLMTVAYLKETAEQAGLETEWISMEEIGWDRLSGRFVDTRLRFIRSVFKLYPWEWLTTDRFADHVLDTLDNGGGTGTTLWIEPAWKMLLSNKALLAVLWELHPGHPNLLPAYLDGPRDLARTTGHVAKPLLGREGAGVTIHRPGTQAPPRTEACCYQQLAPLPDFDGNHVVLGAWVVENEAAGLGIRESSGLVTDEYARFLPHVIL; this comes from the coding sequence ATGGAACGCCGCACCACCACGCCCCGCCCCGACTGGCAGCGGACCGTGGAGGAGCAGGGGTGCGTCTACCCCCTGACCCGCCACCCCGACGACTCCCTGCGCCCCTACTGGGACGAGAGCGCGTACTACGTCTTCTCCCTCCAGGAGGTCGAGGCGCTGGAGGAGGTCGTCGAGGAACTCCACCGCATGTGCCTGGCGGCGGCCGAGCACATCGTCACCACCGACCGCTTCGCCGACCTCGGCATCACCGACCCGCGCGTGGTCCGGGCGGTCACCGAGGCCTGGCACCGCCGCGCCGAACTCCCCTCGGTGTACGCCCGGTTCGACCTGCGCTACGACGGCACCGGGCCCGCCAAGCTGCTGGAGTACAACGCCGACACCCCGACCTCCCTCGTCGAGGCCGCCTCGCCCCAGTGGTTCTGGATGGAGGAGCGGTTCCCCGGTGCCGACCAGTGGAACTCCCTCCACGAGCGGCTCGTCGACGCCTGGAAGAAGCAGGCCTCGCTCCTGCCGCCGGGCAGCCCGCTGTACTTCGCGCACTCCGAGGCCGACGAGCTGGGCGAGGACCTGATGACGGTCGCCTACCTCAAGGAGACCGCCGAGCAGGCGGGCCTGGAGACCGAGTGGATCTCCATGGAGGAGATCGGCTGGGACCGCCTCTCCGGCCGCTTCGTCGACACCAGGCTGCGCTTCATCCGCAGCGTCTTCAAGCTCTACCCCTGGGAGTGGCTCACCACCGACCGCTTCGCCGACCACGTCCTGGACACCCTCGACAACGGCGGCGGCACCGGCACCACCCTGTGGATCGAGCCCGCCTGGAAGATGCTGCTCAGCAACAAGGCGCTGCTGGCCGTCCTCTGGGAGCTCCACCCCGGCCACCCCAACCTCCTCCCCGCCTACCTGGACGGCCCGAGGGACCTGGCCCGCACCACGGGTCACGTGGCCAAGCCCCTGCTGGGCCGGGAGGGGGCCGGCGTCACGATCCACCGCCCCGGCACGCAGGCGCCCCCGCGCACGGAGGCCTGCTGCTACCAGCAGCTGGCCCCCCTCCCGGACTTCGACGGCAACCACGTCGTGCTCGGCGCGTGGGTGGTGGAGAACGAGGCGGCCGGCCTGGGCATCAGGGAGTCGAGCGGCCTGGTCACGGACGAGTACGCCCGCTTCCTGCCGCACGTGATCCTCTGA
- a CDS encoding 2'-5' RNA ligase family protein: protein MGTVTIGVSIAVPEPYGSELQQLRAGFGDAAAHGIPTHVTLLPPTEVDGAVLPAIEVHLAEVAARGRPFPMRLSGTGTFRPLSPVVYVQVVEGAAACSWLQKRVRDASGPVPRELQFPYHPHVTVAHGIEEAAMDRAYEELSDYEAQWPCTGFALYEQGADGVWRKLREFPFGSATVPPQTGRVESGSLPAR, encoded by the coding sequence GTGGGGACCGTAACGATCGGCGTGTCGATCGCGGTCCCGGAGCCTTACGGCAGCGAGCTCCAGCAGCTGCGCGCGGGCTTCGGCGACGCCGCTGCTCACGGTATCCCCACGCACGTCACCCTGCTGCCGCCGACCGAGGTCGACGGCGCCGTGCTGCCCGCGATCGAGGTCCACCTCGCGGAGGTCGCGGCGCGCGGCCGGCCCTTCCCGATGCGGCTGTCCGGGACCGGGACCTTCCGCCCGCTGTCGCCGGTGGTCTACGTCCAGGTGGTCGAGGGCGCCGCGGCCTGCTCCTGGCTGCAGAAGCGCGTCCGGGACGCCTCCGGGCCGGTCCCCCGGGAACTGCAGTTCCCGTACCACCCGCACGTCACCGTCGCGCACGGCATCGAGGAGGCGGCGATGGACCGCGCCTACGAGGAGCTGTCCGACTACGAGGCCCAGTGGCCCTGCACCGGGTTCGCGCTCTACGAGCAGGGCGCCGACGGGGTGTGGCGCAAGCTGCGGGAGTTCCCCTTCGGCAGCGCCACGGTGCCGCCGCAGACGGGACGCGTGGAGAGCGGCTCCCTGCCCGCCAGATAG
- a CDS encoding isocitrate lyase/PEP mutase family protein — MTGPTTDTKSGADRFRALHHGRVPGDPLVLPGPWDAASARVFADAGFPALATPSAGVAASLGYADGATPAEEMFAAVARIARAVDVPVSADVEDGYGLAPEELVERLLEAGAVGCNLEDSADGVLKDPREHAEWLGEVRAAAGDRLFLNARIDTFVRGVDDPDAAIGRAALYVAAGADCVYPIDAPVGVLPVLRSGIQGPVNVHALPGEGPSPAQLGGLGATRVTFGPGLQRRAQGALREIAADLVD, encoded by the coding sequence GTGACGGGCCCTACGACGGACACGAAGAGCGGGGCGGACCGTTTCCGGGCCCTGCACCACGGCCGGGTACCGGGCGACCCCCTCGTCCTGCCCGGCCCGTGGGACGCGGCGAGCGCCCGGGTCTTCGCGGACGCGGGGTTCCCGGCGCTCGCCACGCCCAGCGCGGGCGTGGCCGCGTCCCTGGGGTACGCGGACGGGGCGACCCCGGCCGAGGAGATGTTCGCGGCCGTCGCGCGGATCGCGCGGGCCGTGGACGTGCCCGTGTCGGCGGACGTCGAGGACGGGTACGGGCTGGCTCCCGAGGAGCTGGTGGAACGGCTGCTGGAGGCGGGGGCGGTGGGCTGCAACCTGGAGGACTCCGCGGACGGGGTGCTCAAGGACCCGCGCGAGCACGCGGAGTGGCTGGGCGAGGTACGGGCGGCGGCCGGGGACCGGCTCTTCCTCAACGCCCGGATCGACACGTTCGTCCGGGGCGTCGACGATCCGGACGCGGCGATCGGGCGGGCCGCGCTGTACGTCGCGGCGGGCGCCGACTGCGTCTATCCGATCGACGCCCCCGTCGGGGTACTGCCGGTGCTGCGGTCCGGGATCCAGGGGCCGGTGAACGTGCACGCGCTGCCCGGGGAGGGCCCCTCGCCCGCGCAGCTCGGCGGACTCGGGGCCACCCGGGTCACGTTCGGGCCCGGCCTCCAGCGGCGCGCGCAGGGCGCGCTGCGGGAGATCGCGGCGGACCTGGTGGACTGA
- a CDS encoding phosphatase PAP2 family protein, translated as MDDLDDMDHRIVTALRACGTDPRVAGAARALSWAGEHGALWLAAGLAGAAVDGARRGAWLRGTALTAGAHLVSMGVKRVVRRPRPAHVVPLVRTAGRHSFPSSHAASATAAAVAFGALGIGAVRPLAAAVCVSRLVVGVHYPSDVAAGAALGALTARLGADWMRGGTRD; from the coding sequence ATGGACGACCTCGACGACATGGACCACCGGATCGTGACGGCGCTCAGAGCCTGCGGCACGGACCCGCGCGTGGCCGGTGCCGCGCGCGCCCTGTCCTGGGCCGGGGAGCACGGAGCGCTGTGGCTCGCGGCGGGCCTCGCCGGAGCCGCCGTGGACGGCGCGCGACGCGGCGCCTGGCTGCGCGGTACGGCGCTCACCGCGGGCGCGCACCTCGTCAGCATGGGAGTCAAGCGGGTCGTGCGCCGCCCGCGCCCCGCCCACGTCGTGCCCCTGGTGCGCACCGCCGGCCGGCACTCCTTCCCCAGCTCCCACGCCGCCTCGGCGACGGCGGCCGCCGTCGCCTTCGGCGCGCTGGGCATCGGCGCCGTCCGGCCGCTCGCCGCCGCCGTGTGCGTCTCCCGGCTGGTCGTCGGCGTCCACTACCCCTCGGACGTGGCGGCGGGCGCGGCCCTGGGCGCGCTCACCGCCCGGCTCGGCGCCGACTGGATGCGCGGAGGCACCCGTGACTGA
- a CDS encoding carboxymuconolactone decarboxylase family protein encodes MTTNTTNPTDTATAAPDSFAAEQAPRLEWAKHAPEVWKAMLGLEKAAGQGLDPKLKELVKIRASQLNHCAFCLDMHAKDALAAGESVERIVQLAAWEESRHFYTERELAAIELTEAVTVLTDGFVPDEVYERAAKFFDETEMAHLIAAITVINAWNRFGVTCRLTPGHYTPGQHG; translated from the coding sequence ATGACGACGAACACGACGAACCCGACGGACACGGCCACCGCCGCCCCCGACTCCTTCGCCGCCGAGCAGGCCCCCCGGCTGGAGTGGGCCAAGCACGCCCCCGAGGTCTGGAAGGCGATGCTGGGGCTGGAGAAGGCCGCGGGCCAGGGGCTGGACCCCAAGCTCAAGGAACTGGTGAAGATCCGCGCCTCCCAGCTCAACCACTGCGCGTTCTGCCTCGACATGCACGCCAAGGACGCCCTGGCGGCCGGTGAGAGCGTGGAGCGGATCGTGCAGCTCGCCGCCTGGGAGGAGTCGCGGCACTTCTACACGGAGCGGGAGCTCGCCGCGATCGAGCTGACCGAGGCGGTCACCGTGCTGACGGACGGCTTCGTGCCGGACGAGGTGTACGAGAGGGCCGCGAAGTTCTTCGACGAGACGGAGATGGCCCACCTGATCGCCGCGATCACGGTGATCAACGCCTGGAACAGGTTCGGCGTGACCTGCCGGCTGACGCCGGGGCACTACACGCCGGGCCAGCACGGGTGA
- a CDS encoding FAD-binding protein, whose protein sequence is MSADTVPAAEEGPDTTWGPVTGWGRTAPTAARLIRPRTYQEAADAVRECGARGGIPRGLGRAYGDAAQNAGGAVLDMTGLDRIHAIDADNGTVLCDAGVSLHRLMEVLLPLGWFVPVTPGTRYVTVGGAIGADIHGKNHHVSGSFARHVPAFELLTADGRVRTVEQGTPLFDATAGGMGLTGVILTATVRLQPVRTSLMSVDTERATDLDDLMARLTATDHRYRYSVAWIDLLARGAATGRAVLTRGDHAPLDALPEGGRARRAPLAFRTSRLPAAPDLVPDGLLSRTTVGLFNELWYRRAPRRRTGQLQRISTFFHPLDGVPHWNRVYGRGGFVQYQFVVGHGREDALRRIVRRISEQRCPSFLAVLKRFGDADPGWLSFPVPGWTLALDIPAGLPGLGAFLDDLDEEVARAGGRVYLAKDSRLRPELLDAMYPRLDDFRALRAELDPRGVFVSDLARRLHL, encoded by the coding sequence ATGTCTGCCGACACCGTTCCCGCCGCCGAAGAGGGCCCCGACACCACCTGGGGACCGGTCACCGGCTGGGGCCGCACCGCGCCCACGGCCGCCCGGCTGATCCGCCCCCGGACGTACCAGGAGGCCGCCGACGCCGTACGGGAGTGCGGAGCCCGCGGCGGCATCCCGAGGGGCCTGGGACGGGCGTACGGGGACGCCGCGCAGAACGCGGGCGGCGCCGTGCTCGACATGACGGGCCTGGACCGCATCCACGCCATCGACGCCGACAACGGCACCGTGCTGTGCGACGCGGGCGTCTCCCTGCACCGGCTGATGGAGGTCCTGCTGCCGCTCGGCTGGTTCGTGCCGGTGACGCCCGGCACCCGCTACGTGACGGTCGGCGGGGCGATCGGCGCGGACATCCACGGCAAGAACCACCACGTGTCGGGGTCCTTCGCCCGGCACGTGCCGGCGTTCGAGCTGCTCACCGCCGACGGCCGGGTCCGCACCGTGGAGCAGGGCACGCCCCTGTTCGACGCCACCGCCGGCGGCATGGGCCTGACCGGCGTGATCCTCACCGCGACCGTGCGGCTCCAGCCGGTCCGGACCTCGCTGATGTCGGTCGACACCGAGCGCGCCACCGACCTCGACGACCTGATGGCCCGCCTCACCGCCACGGACCACCGCTACCGCTACTCGGTCGCCTGGATCGACCTCCTCGCCCGCGGCGCGGCGACCGGTCGGGCGGTGCTCACCCGCGGCGACCACGCCCCGCTGGACGCGCTGCCCGAGGGCGGGCGGGCGCGCCGGGCGCCACTGGCCTTCCGCACCTCCCGGCTGCCGGCCGCTCCCGACCTCGTCCCCGACGGCCTGCTCAGCCGGACGACGGTGGGCCTGTTCAACGAGCTCTGGTACCGCCGGGCCCCCCGCCGGCGCACCGGCCAGCTCCAGCGGATCTCCACGTTCTTCCACCCCCTGGACGGTGTCCCGCACTGGAACCGGGTCTACGGCCGCGGCGGCTTCGTGCAGTACCAGTTCGTCGTCGGCCACGGACGCGAGGACGCCCTGCGCCGGATCGTGCGGCGCATCTCGGAGCAGCGCTGCCCGTCCTTCCTGGCCGTCCTCAAGCGGTTCGGGGACGCCGATCCGGGATGGCTGTCCTTCCCGGTGCCCGGCTGGACCCTCGCCCTGGACATCCCGGCGGGGCTGCCGGGCCTCGGCGCGTTCCTCGACGACCTCGACGAGGAGGTCGCCCGGGCCGGCGGCCGGGTCTACCTCGCCAAGGACTCCCGGCTGCGGCCCGAACTGCTCGACGCGATGTACCCGCGGCTGGACGACTTCCGTGCACTGCGGGCGGAGCTGGACCCGCGCGGGGTGTTCGTGTCCGACCTGGCCCGCCGCCTCCACCTCTAG
- a CDS encoding PLP-dependent aminotransferase family protein — translation MGKPWATFGVDLHLDRSGRPGLRRGLTDALREAVRGGRLAPGTRLPSSRSLAGDLGVARNTVAEVYADLVAEGWLTARQGSGTRVAERTPATPGRRRPAPSRPAPHRREPAPPAYDLVPGTPELASFPRTRWLRAARRALTAAPDRALGYGDPRGHVELRTALAGYLSRARGVHADPDRIVVCSGFLGGLGVLTDLLHRRGARSLAVESYGLPHHRRLIRRTGLDMPPLPFDDRGTRLPDDPIAAQAVLLTPSHQFPLGLPLLPERRTALIDWARGTGGLVLEDDYDGELRYDRQPVGALQGLDPDRVVYLGTASKSLAPALRLGWLVLPGSLVEEAMDAMAGRIPGVLDQLTLAEFIGSGDYDRHVRAARLRYRRRRDALVAALAERAPEVRVTGIAAGMHAVLRLPPGTEQQFVRAAAWHGLAVQGMSMFRHPEAAVPPLDALVVGYGTPPDHAWTGALDALCRALS, via the coding sequence ATGGGGAAACCGTGGGCCACTTTCGGCGTCGACCTGCACCTGGACCGCTCCGGAAGACCCGGGCTGCGCCGCGGCCTCACCGACGCCCTGCGCGAGGCCGTCCGCGGCGGCCGGCTGGCTCCCGGCACCCGGCTGCCCTCCTCCCGCTCGCTCGCCGGCGACCTGGGCGTGGCACGCAACACCGTGGCCGAGGTCTACGCCGACCTGGTCGCCGAGGGCTGGCTCACCGCCCGCCAGGGTTCCGGCACCCGGGTCGCCGAGCGGACCCCCGCCACGCCCGGCCGCCGCCGCCCCGCCCCGTCCCGCCCGGCACCGCACCGGCGGGAGCCGGCACCGCCCGCCTACGACCTCGTCCCCGGCACCCCCGAACTCGCCTCCTTCCCCCGCACCCGGTGGTTGCGGGCGGCCCGCCGCGCCCTGACCGCCGCCCCCGACCGGGCCCTCGGCTACGGCGACCCCCGCGGCCACGTCGAACTGCGCACCGCGCTCGCCGGTTACCTCTCCCGCGCCCGGGGCGTGCACGCCGACCCCGACCGGATCGTCGTCTGCTCCGGCTTCCTCGGCGGGCTCGGTGTCCTCACCGACCTGCTGCACCGCCGGGGAGCGCGCTCCCTCGCGGTCGAGTCCTACGGCCTGCCCCACCACCGCCGGCTGATCCGGCGCACGGGCCTCGACATGCCACCGCTGCCCTTCGACGACCGCGGCACCCGCCTCCCGGACGACCCGATCGCCGCCCAGGCCGTCCTGCTGACGCCCTCCCACCAGTTCCCGCTGGGCCTGCCGCTGCTCCCGGAGCGGCGGACGGCACTGATCGACTGGGCCCGCGGCACCGGCGGCCTGGTCCTGGAGGACGACTACGACGGCGAGCTCCGCTACGACCGCCAGCCCGTCGGAGCCCTCCAGGGCCTGGACCCCGACCGCGTCGTCTACCTGGGCACCGCCAGCAAGTCCCTGGCCCCCGCCCTGCGCCTGGGCTGGCTGGTGCTGCCCGGGTCGCTCGTCGAGGAGGCCATGGACGCCATGGCCGGCCGCATCCCGGGCGTCCTCGACCAGCTGACCCTCGCGGAGTTCATCGGCTCCGGGGACTACGACCGGCACGTGCGGGCCGCCCGGCTGCGCTACCGGCGCCGCCGCGACGCCCTGGTCGCCGCCCTCGCCGAGCGCGCCCCCGAGGTGCGCGTCACCGGCATCGCCGCCGGAATGCACGCCGTCCTCCGGCTGCCGCCGGGTACCGAGCAGCAGTTCGTCCGGGCCGCCGCCTGGCACGGGCTCGCGGTCCAGGGCATGTCCATGTTCCGGCACCCCGAGGCGGCCGTCCCCCCGTTGGACGCCCTCGTGGTCGGCTACGGCACCCCGCCCGACCACGCCTGGACGGGGGCTCTGGACGCGCTGTGCCGGGCGCTGTCGTAG